In one Diabrotica virgifera virgifera chromosome 5, PGI_DIABVI_V3a genomic region, the following are encoded:
- the LOC126885589 gene encoding odorant receptor 7a-like: protein MYIFQAIALGMISAVNVVTNYFMAGFALFVGLQCDQLCYQLINMELVEDHSINKFVIHHQRILRFAGNLEKLFSIIYFTFIIMCLLAFCMTLFMISVVSIHMIYIIYTATIKIYGFFRLLLLNFYCLFLQSDKFSYQIFHLLFYQLSIFIMLFIPCWFSTQLTIKSEKIPFAAYSCPWTGASKSFKSELMIFLLNCQEPIQLKAMDIVDLSLETYMAIVKSSFSYYTVLNNLIFGEE, encoded by the exons ATGTATATCTTCCAAGCGATAGCTCTTGGTATGATCTCTGCGGTGAATGTTGTAACAAATTATTTTATGGCAGGCTTTGCGCTCTTTGTTGGCTTACAATGTGACCAATTGTGCTATCAATTGATTAATATGGAACTCGTCGAGGATCATAGTATTAATAAATTCGTCATTCACCACCAGCGAATACTAAG gtttGCTGGAAATTTAGAAAAACTATTCAGTATCATATACTTTACGTTCATTATAATGTGCTTATTAGCGTTTTGTATGACGTTATTTATGATTTCAGTTGTAAGTATCCACAtgatttatattatatataccgCTACAATAAAGATCTATGGttttttccgtttattgttattaaatttttactGTTTGTTTTTACAGTCGGACAAGTTTTCATATCAAATATTTCATTTGCTGTTTTATCAATTGTCTATATTTATTATGCTGTTCATTCCCTGTTGGTTTTCAACTCAACTGACTATAAAG AGTGAAAAGATTCCATTTGCTGCATATTCCTGTCCTTGGACTGGAGCTTCCAAAAGTTTTAAAAGCGAGTTGATGATATTCTTACTTAACTGCCAAGAACCAATTCAACTAAAAGCAATGGACATTGTAGATTTATCTTTGGAGACCTATATGGCG ATTGTGAAATCGTCCTTTTCTTACTACACCGTACTAAATAACCTTATTTTTGGCGAAGAATAA